Part of the Cottoperca gobio chromosome 16, fCotGob3.1, whole genome shotgun sequence genome, ATATGGCTGTAGACCGACAAATGAGCCTGCTGTGGGATTTTACTTGGATTTGGGCACTGCGGGATTATTCCCTGTGTAAGGATTATGGCAGTAATCCCTCCCAATCCCAGTTGATGGTCTGGCTCTGCTAGTCCTCTGAGACGAATGATTGTGAGTGGCGGGAGTAGTCTGCAGTCACGAGTGTCTGGAAGATCCAGTCTGGACGGCAGCGTGGGGAATTCCACCAGCCGACTGACATAGCTGGAGGTCAAGATCTGTTTGAATTACGAGGACACAGCCTCGGCTCTGTCAGGCCAGAGAATCTTTGAGCAGTCGACTGACCCTTTTAGGAGACCCAGTGCTGAGCTGCTGGCAGTTGAGTATTATCTCCAGTTAAGTGAAGTGGAGTGTGTCCGGAAGGCAGCGTGCTAATGGGAGTGTGTTCTGTGCTGTAAAGAGGGCGTCTGCACTATTGATCCTGCCTTACAGAGCTGTTGAGCTGTGTGTAGCGGTCCTGACAGCTCCTGACTGCCCTCACTCTCAACCTCCTGGCCCCTCCCTATCAGGGaccctgttctctctctctctttcctttctggGCGTGTGAAAGAGGGCCATTGTGTGAGGCACACTCCTGCCCTCAGGCCGCCCACCACCGATCCCATTCCCCCTGCTCTTCTtgcttgttgctgctgctgctggattcAGACCAGATGCAGAGTCAACCCCGTGCTGGCTGTCATCATTCGCCCTCCTGGGtcagagaggagtggagagtaGCTGCCTCGTCTGCGCTGGGCTGTTGCCGGCAGCGTCTGCTGCACAGGACCAACGTCTCGCCTCCACATCTTTCcgcagaggagatggagagtcTGTGGGAACCCGAGCAGGCGAGCATGGACGCTGAAGACAACAGAGGAGGGGAGTTGATTACCCACAAGGCtaaaagacaagagaggaagCGTCAGCAGCTGCTGGCTTTGGCTCTGGGAGTCAAACTGGGGAGCAAGGGAACTCTTCTGTGGAAGCCTATTAAACTGTTGGCCTCCTGTCCACAGATCTCCTCACCTCTGGTGCAACGGGGTGCCTTGAAAGATACACCGGAGAAGCAGTGTTTCTATGAGAAGATACACAACTTCAAGGTGAGCAGAAAAGTTTAATGGCTTACTTTTTAGTCCTCTTAATAACGAATACATTtttagctgttttttttattatgtttgtcGTTAAATAATCGATAAGAGTGATGCgtttacaaatgtgtttttgcctGCCTCAGATGTTTGTCCCATCATAGACCatagtgtgtgttttgacatgcAGCTGGCACCCATATGCAGTGAGAGGAACTAATGGATACACTGTACTGACACCCATTAGCGTAGCATATTGATTAGCATTGATTTTAAAGCTTTCACAGATCCATTTTTGTATTAGGCTCTGATTTTGTAAAAAGCAGTTCTAGAGTTGTAAAGTATTGCAGAGTCCTCCACTCCCTTTCAGAGTGTAAGTGCATAGTACACTGTGGAAGGCAGAATACAGTTATGGTTCTTTAAATATACAAAGGAGAAGTTAGGGATACTTTGCCTCAGGGTGCCTCAACATTCTTACAATTGTATCTTGGGTTTCAGTTAACGGGCAGGATAAAATCACCCCCAGCATACTCCCCtttcaaaaagaacaaaaaccaTCCACTCACCACCTGCTATATGCCCTCTCCCCTCATCAGTCTACTGCTACCTATTCAAAGCACCaatggaaggtgtgtgtgtgtgtgtgtgtgtgtgtgtgtgtgtgtgtgtgtgtgtgtgtatgtgtgtatgtgtgtgtgtttgtgtgtgtgtgtgtgtgtgtgtgcacacgcagGTGTGGCTTCCATTTGCCATCTTATCTCTACTTTTATGGTGCACAGTCGGTGTACATCTGTTATTTTGACTTGCAGGCTTGCCTCTGTGCCTGCCTGCATGTATCTGATTGCCCAGTAGCAGATGCCAGACACATTATAGTAAATCCTTTAATCTGCCTTGTATATACAAATGCGCTCATTTGGCTAGGGGTCCCATCCACTGTAGCTTGGCATCACAAAGTAATCTCTGTCCCGTACATCACAATGTCCCATTTACACTGGACATAGCAGTGACTTGCAATGTGtggtgatgtttgtgtgttgaatGACCATGTTGTCTCTTAACTCCAGGTACACACCTTTCGAGGGCCGCACTGGTGCGAGTACTGTGCCAACTTCATGTGGGGCCTCATCGCCCAGGGTGTCCGCTGCTCGGGTAACCATACACTCCCAACATCAAAGTTGCATGTCATGTATTACACAAGCAATGTCACGCAAGCCTTGGATTAGTGGAGTGGAGTATGATCTATGGCAAACTCTGTCCTGTCACGGATGAGAAAAGCTGTTTGAAAACATGctattttctcatttccttATAACTGGTTACTGTGCAAAGAGAAGAATGTCATGCAGTATGCCAACATCATTAATAtccaaatgtaatttatgtttctctgtcaacataaatataaagatactGTATGTAGGGGATGATACAATGCAGGTCAAACGCAGGTAAAATGTTCTGTAATTGTTGACCAACTATAGCAGCAAATCTCAGTGATTGAGTGCGTATGAGAGTTCAGTGCCATTTTCAAGTTCTCCATGGTCACAAGATTCGTTCGCTGCACAGACACAGTCATGAAACCGATGTGCACACCAGTGGATTCTGTGGCTTTCTCCCTAAACggagtgtttgttgttttgccaTGCTGATAAGCCAGAGGCAAACACTGGTATCATCAGACACCTCATGTGCTATAAGAAACCAAAGAGAATTCTTTGTCGTCTCTCACTCGCTGTCTTAGCGTCTATTTCTTTCCTTATCTCCTGCTACACTCTCTCTGCGAGCACAGACTAAGAGCAAAGAGTCCAATCATCAGACCAGCGTTAACGTCGCTCAGGCAGTGAAAACGACTTTGAGATGAACGATTTCAGTCGGACAAGTATGGCTCCTTCATTCCAAGTTGTGCCACCACACAAGCAGACGtactcctcacacacacgctgctctCTCCAGCTGTCCAGCACGATTTATGGGACTAAAACTACAACAAGAACCCCCGACCCATGCTGCCATCACATTCGCTGTTATCTACCTTTGGCTCAGCACATGGAGACGGCTTAACTGCGGCTGTGCTGTCTGACAGTGTAGTTTATCATCACTGACTCTAGGAAACCTTTTCAAACTGCTGTCTTAAGCCCGCTGCGATGGTTGTGTTATCATCAGTCTGAGACTAatctctccctcttgctcttCTAGATTGCGGGCTGAATGTACACAAACAGTGCTCCAAACTGGTTCCCAGCGACTGCCAGCCGGACCTGCGCAGGATAAAGAAAGTATTCAGCTGTGACCTCACCACGCTCGTCAAAGCTCATAACACGACACGACCCATGGTGGTGGACATGTGTATTCGAGAGATAGAGCTCAGAGGTAGAATGGAGTTAATTAATCGTCACATTAAAACTTCAATCAATCACTTCAGAGAAAGGAAAGCTTAATATAATGTTTGATTAGTAAATGCTTAACTCTTATAACATTCAAGTATTCTGCTCTTTTTAAAAATTTCATCTATAGTTTTGTTAGAATAGTTGACTATATTTCCTCCAGGTTAATATTTTATGCCTATGGCGCAGAATTGGAGGCTGaataaaatccccccccaaaaaactgACAGCTTCGCAATTTTCTTTTGCAGGTATGAAATCTGAAGGTCTCTACCGAGTGTCTGGCTTCTCAGAGCACGTAGAGGACGTGAGGCTCTCCTTTGACCGAGGTTTGTTGACAACGGATTTATTTGCCCCCAGATTTTTGCGCTCTCTTGAGGTTTTAGTTCATGGGTTCATACTTTTTAAACGAGAAGCTTGTTTCCGCTGCAGTACGGCACAACATTTAATTTGGTCACACAACAACATTCAGcctttatttataattgtatccaaatatataaaatgacacGTCAgtgatgtatttttatttttcatcaacaGATGGTGACAAGGCTGACATCAGCGCCAGTGCCTATGCAGACATCAACATCATTGCTGGTGCTCTGAAGCTCTACTTAAGAGACCTTCCCATTCCAGTCATTACGTTTGACTTGTACTCCAAATTTATTCAAGCTGCAAGTAAGAGCCCCTCCACTCTGGGCTATTCCATGTGTTACTGGTGCCCTGCAGTGCTCTGATACTAATCGTGTTACTAATGTGATGTAGAACTTCCAATTGCTGAATCCAGACTGGAGGCCATCCACGAGAGTTTGCTGCAGCTCCCCCCAGCCCACTACGAGACCCTACGTTACCTGATGGCTCACCTCAAGAGGTCAGTTCATACACACAAGTCATCAATATGAGGACATGCAATGCTTTTAGTTCTTTTATGTATGGAAGTCAAATTCAAATCCCTTgcaaagaccaaaaccaacaatgaattatTCCTACGAGCAAGTATTGCATGTATGGCCAAAGCCTGATGCATTTTCTGTTCGAGCATAACCCTCCGTGCCATagacctccattgttgtccagaAAAGGATCGCTCTTAATGATATATACACTCATTACAatgaacatgggcactgtagttAATTTTAAGTGGATCCCACGTACAACTACTGCCATAAATACTCCGTAGAGCACCGCCTGTGTATTAATCTGCTAAATATGAATGTATTAATGGGAAAATGGTCCCCAGTAAATTCACAATTACTCCGGCGCTAAAAACCACAGTGCCCAGCTTTTTAAGGACATTTTTTAGCCTGTCAAAAAATAATCGTAACTCATTCTTGCCACAGAAAGAGTACAACAGTCTAATAGTGTTGAGAGATGGACTcacacattattgttttttgtcttttcatagGATAGTTGAAAATGAGGGAATAATTGCAATGCCAGattcaaatattttacattttactgtttttgtaCTTTGCCTAATTCTACTATTACAGAATAGTtatctcctttttgttttgttttacagagTGACACAGTTTGAAAAGGACAATTTAATGACTTCTGAGAACCTGGGCATTGTCTATGGTCCAACGCTTATGCAGCCGCCAGAGCAGAATGCCTTGACAACCCTGAATGACATGAGGCAGCAGAAACTGGTGGTGCAGCTTATGATAGAGCATGAAGATGTCTTATTCTAAGGACTGAGGCATGCAGGCCTTATAACAGAAACGaaggacatttatttattctgtcaaAGAGGAAATTCAAGCGACCTTGATTCTAATGAAGTTTCAGAACCGTTTGTAATCAAATGTAACTTGAAACGCTTCTTTCTCGCATGACTGTTTTTAGTTGAAGTTGGACTAGTGTTGACATTGTcttgttactgtatgttttggGGTTTTCATACCCAGCCAAGACCATCATTTTTATATTAGGAAAGGATCCAGTATTTTAAACTACCCACAGtgctgttctctcctctctttaatTTGAAGGCTGTCACTACCTGGTGTAGACTCAGTCATGATGACAGCACTGTGTGAAATCTTCCCCAGGCAGACTGTCAATCAGTGCTGGTGCTGTATGAAACCAAGCCTCGCAGCAGCCTAATTACCGTTCCCACATTACATGTGTGCATATTGCGATCTCAGTGGGAACACTGGTTAAAATTTTAATTGTAGATAAAATCAGATCATGTCAATATTTTAACGCTgtgtacttaaaaaaaaaaaaattaaatatgagACAATTGGGCGCTCATAAAGCACTTTTTTGCAACGAGtgtaaagatttattttgtaaagatgtttatttttgtctttgacTCTGCATCATGTTCTTTTGTcacaataatatatactgtTAAAAATGATGATTGTTGAATTGATGTCTAAATGCAAAACTGAtcacaagagaaaaaaagaatcagaggagagacagttagtgaatttaacattttaatttgcaatGTACTCAGTGTTATGATGAGTACATACTGGTCACACGTTGCTTGCCACTTTTTGTAGATTTTCAGTTTACATGGTGTCATTTTGGATCATTTCAAGTGAAAAATATGATCTGGGcccgtttctttttttctttatgtatgCCTGTAACATCGCTCGGTGCAGCAGTAGTTTCCATTAACTTCACTGTGCCATAGAAGCTAATAGTCGTACTTACAGCTGTACCGAGCatgtttctttcactgttgttttGATGTGATTTTTAGTAAATCCTTTTTACAAATCCAttttatcaaaatgtatttttgtgacAGTTGcaattaaaacatgtaatttatcaaatgttgttttattaaaggaaagaaaacttCGGTTTAAGAACAGTGTGACCTGCTGTACTTTCTCACAATGTTTTTCTCCATTCAACATAATCTTACCGAGGGTTCAGTGGGGGGAAAAGGCCCAGCCCTATACTGGTGATGATTGCTTGTAGCCTGAAGCACAGTGACTCACAGGTATGTGGTTAACAactttctttttagttttttttttttttatcttgtgacTGCTATTGACCGATCCTTGCCAGGTATTTTTTCTGGAAGGCCTTATCTAATATTCTATCTCTGTCTTTCCTATAACCTACTTACTCATCCAGTTTGACCTGCAGGTGTGGTCAACTGGGTGGAATTTTTCTAGCTACCATaggaacagagaaaaacagcgATTCTCTTTGTGAGAGAAGACGTACTTTAGTTGCACCACATGGGAATATCCTGAGAATATCACTGGTACCTGTCAGCCTCCATCAGAATGTAATTTCAGCAGGAAGAGATAATAGTGcctcttatttatttaaggaGTTGCAATAGAATCAATTCCCGTTTAAAGTATTtactaaaataacaatatacTCAATACTCAACACTTGAATACTGTAAGCATGTGATGCttgttggttgtgtgtgtgtgtctgtctgtctgtctgtctgtctgtctcttccatttgttttgtttgtttaaaaagattaatttaATCAAAATCTTACAAAGCTTTAATTTGTATGATTTGAGCAAGAGAATAGAACAGCGCTGACGGCCATCGCACACATCTCACTGGCTTCTTTAACCTTTGAAACATTGTGCTTCCCGTTGATGCTGCACAGCTGATTTCGTCCTACCTACTGCCTACTGATAGAGCATTGAGCCGTATGCTACTTCTGCTCTGCCTGTTATAAAGCTTTATTGTACGTTACATAGTCTGTGATTGCCTATAGATAAAGATAGTTTACTAAAGAGTATATAACATCTTGTTTTTACAACTTCTTATTTTAGTAATCAATGATCCCAGCTAGTTCTTTTTTCATAactaaatggaaaacaaatagGAAGTTGTCTTTGTGGACTCACATGATATTTGACATGCAGTGAGTATAATTTAATAGAGCGGAGTATGACGGGGGTTTTCCCCTTTCTTTTTATGGATTGTTCTTAAATAACGATTCAGAAACGTTGTTTCCTACTCAAAGTTCAAAAAGACCGTTTTAGATACTGTTTTaggaaatatttgtttattcacTGCAAAATGTTCATTGTGCATGCCATTGAGAGAATGTGATGGTTGCGTAAGGCTCACTACTGGTTATATGAActgaaaaaacatgaaaataaattcaaTGGTATTCCTTAAAGGCATAATTTGGAGAATCCATCACTGCAAGTGACTGAAACCTTTCTATATAAGCCTCCTGCGTACTTTTCCGTGATTCAAACCTGATGACATGAATTGATATGTGACTGTACTCATTTTGATCTGGCAGACACAGGGACATCTAGAAACTGAATGAGAGGGAACCCTGACGGTACAcagttgctgttttgttttgggaTTTGATCAAGGTTTGTAAGTATGATACAACAAGTCTAGGACAAGAGTGCCCTCTAGTGATTAATGAAGACGTACACAGAAAAACTACCATCATCCAGTATAACATCACCAAGGCTGACTACATACAGTAGACCTACACAGGTTCAGTGTTCCGCACATGTATTGTAaagataatacaaataaattaacataatgctctttttaattcaaaactgttcattttaataaaatcaataaCAAAAAAGTCCAATACTGTAGCCTAATCTGTGGTGACATCAGTGCAGAATGGAGATATAAAATAATTAGAGATCTAATTTTCCATGAAATGTTAaactaaaaggaaaacaatactGTTAAATtgcaatgtaaaaaaacaagcccaataactaaTTCACAATTCCTCACTTCAGGTCACTATTAAGGAGGATATTCATCAAACAAACGCTAGTTTTAAGTAGATGAAATCAGTCCTTTAGAGCTCATCGTGTTGGTAGGTGAATTCCCTCGCAGATATAAAaccatcttcatcttcatcctcattTTTGAAGATGTCATCTACCATCACTTCATGGTTTGTGTCATTAGGGGAGTAGCCGTGCTTCTCAAATTCTTTCTTCAGGTACTCTGTCACCTGTAGTGAAGATAGAATAACAATGACATAGCAATGAGAAATATGAATACATCTATGCACTCtgggaaaagaaaagcagtttaAAAGAATGTCACAcctcctctctgcagagctTCCAGTCATCATTGAGATCCATCTCCCGGAAAGACTCGTGCGACCTGGCACCATTTCGGATCTCCATGAGCTCAATGTCAAAAATAAGGGTACTGCTTGGAGGGATCTTGCCTGGGGGAAAAAAGtacatatatcatacatataagAAGCACATATTTTATGGTGGAACACAAGGGGGATCATAATCCACAGACCCTCTCTAACATGTATTTTTGTGTTACAAATAGTGTACCACTACCTTTTCCTTCCTTGCCATATGCCAGAGATGGAGGGACGGTCAGTTTCCTGCGCTCTCCTGTGCACATGTTCTGCAGACCCTTATCCCAACCCTTGAGCACCTCTCCATTCCCAAGAGTGAACCAGACTGGATTGTTATCCCCATGTTTGCGGCTGCCAAGAGTCACAAAGATCCATcacagttttctttaaaaaggaaaagtccAGTACACACAAAATTGATATgacaaatatgtacaataagAGTCTAATGGCTGCCACCTATAAGGACAGTCCAGTTAATGTTTAGGTCTGAATGTACAATGGCACAGACACCGACAAGTGATGAATAGTGTGCAGCATAGTGTACTCAATTAGATACATTGATTTTTACAGCAATAACAAGCAGTGACTTTTCTGCAGAAAGAGTGTAAGAAACTTGCACATGCAGCATTTTTAGGCCTACAGTTTCTATCTCATTACCTGGAAAAAAACAGCGTGCCATTACTCTCCAAGAATCCCTCGTGATGAACAAGAAGCATGTCTCCATACTTTGACTTACGGTAACACATGAAGGGTTTATGTAAAACTTCAATTTTCACTTCTGGCTCGGGCAGTTTCCCCGCGGTGACAAACACTAACAGTGAGGGCAATATCAAACACAtagaaaaaataatcattttgatCGGCAATAGCTCCCCTACTcgcaacattttaaaaagctaaatgcagatcctaaaataaatatacattgcAGGAATGCCAACTACGTGGCACCCAACTTCTGCATGAACTGTACTGTTGTGCGGCGAGTCTGCCCTCCTCCCTCTACAATTGGATAAAATCATTCTGAAGCCCCGCCTTTGGTCTATGTTCTCTTATTCTATTGGTTCTTTTTGTGTCAATCACTACAATCCACACCCACAGTGCTTAAATCCCTCTGATGTAAATGGGAGGAACCTCGTTAGCTTCTCTTGTAAGAGCTTAGAGCTCGATTCACGGAAAAGTTTACGCACTTTTATCTACGTAGCTGAGATGCAAAGCCTTGGACGTTACGCCACAATTCACACTCGGGGCCCGATGGAGTCGCTGCAATCAGCTGTGCATCATATCTTGTTTTGATAAACAAGTAATGAACGGCGAAAACACATAATTAAAAATGGAAGGAATGCTGCATAAATGGACCAATTACATAAGTGGTAAGTTTATCCCACAGTCGTTGCGTGTCTTGGGTTATTGTGCTCGTTTTAAGGACGCTAGCTAGCATGACAACGTCACTTGTGTTGAGTTGGAGATAACGTTAACAGGCAATGggcaagctaacgttagcaaccGTCAGCCTTCAACTGTCGGCGCTTATGCATCACTTTGAATTAACTAACGTTAGCCTCTCTTTGACGTTGCTAGGTTAACTGTTTAACGAATAAGAAGTTAACCTTGTTTATTAAGTCTTAACGGGTTGCGCTATCTAATTAAGGTTGTTTCCATCATCTGTCATTCTAATCTGATTTAACTACTGATTAGCTGTTGCTAACCTAACGTAAGGGTTAACTCTTTCCAACTTGTGAAGCTAGATGAAGTGGTTTTATATTGACTTTTACCAATTGATTTTCAATATTCGAAATTCAGTACCCATACTAAACTTAAACGGCAACGTTGCATGatctaaaatgtataaatacttttttttcaggTTGGCAACCTCGTTGGTTTGTGCTTGATGGAGGAACTTTGTCTTACTATGACTCTCAAGAAGATGCCTTGAAAGGTTGCAAAGGCAGCATTAAAATTTCAGTTTGTGAAATCCAAGGTCGGTATTTCTCAATTTGTCCTGTCTACTGTGTTTcattgtgaaagtgtgtgtgagtaactTTCTACTGCTTTTTGGATGTAATCCTGACAAGCATATCTCCTTGTTTTATTAGTTCATTCCTCAGACTCTACACGAGTTGACCTGACCATACCAGGAGAGCAGTACTTTTACCTCAGAGCCATCAATgcagcagagaggcagaaaTGGCTGGTGGCACTGGGAACCGCCAAAGCTTGCCTTACAGACAACcggacaaaaagagaaaaaggtaTTTGGATGTCATAACCTCCTCATCTGACATGGATTGCATTTACACAGCTACTATTCTATTGTAAAATAGTGTGAACGTCTTCTCAAACCTTGGCTTATTTGCTGTCTTATTACAGAGCTCCAGGAGAACACAGATGCACTTAAAACTAAGATGTCAGAACTCAGATTGTACTGTGACCTTCTTCTACAACAAGTAAACAAGATCAAGGAGAATGATGAGctaggagacacagaggaggtaAGGTTAAGGTTAGGATGAGCCGACGAAATAAGagtagctgctgctgttgttgtgaaACTGCAGTATAGGGCAGCCCATTTGCAACTTGCAAGACATCAAATTGTTTGCTTACTAATAGACCAGACAGGCAGCAAATGTTATCACATgtacgttttcttttttcaaacttTGCTTTATAGATTTGAGCAGATTTTGTTAGCATACCATTACCAATCAGTGTACTTActtatatgtatgtttgtgtgcccTTTTCAGACGGGCATAGACACTGGGAACATGGTGAAGTCTACATGCACCACTTTCCTTAAGACTCTCGAGGAATGCATGCATATAGCAAACCGTACTTTCAGTACGGATATGACAACACAGAGTCCACCAGAATCTCCTCCAGTAGCAGCCATCAAACCTCAGAAGGTACATTTATGTCACCACTCCTTTGTCTACTCAGATAACCGAATAACATCTAGTATAAACTGTACGGCTTGTCTAATTATATATGGTGTTGTTTTTATCCAACAGATTAAACCTGTCAATCATTTAAAACAGAACCTTGGAGAAAAGTAggtcgctttttttttttttttatgtatttatattgccTACACTGCTTCTTCCTCATTTATTAACTGTCACATAGATGGTCAAAGTAGCACTTAGGCAAAAGTAAAATACcctttcatatgttttatggtGATACAATAATAGTCTGTTAATAATGTTGCAGTTCTTTGGTATTAGACACAAATGCCAGTTAtatattctaagttttagaatTAACACTGAAATTCATTACAGATCGAGAGATTTGGCTGAAACCTCAGGAGAAGAAATTGCACATGACAACCAGAGCCTTGACTCTGGAGCAGAAGGAACAGATGCACCAGATGAGCCAGATAGACCAGAACAACATTCTTCCCCATCAGGTTAGTCAGGGGTCCCAACCCAAACTGAAAAGCATTACTGCATTCCATAAAGGAAACACCACAAAGAGTAAAAGGGTTGTGTACATCATCTGAACTGATGTGGATAGATTATTGCCTTTTTTTAGTGAGCAGACAGTGATGGACTCCCCTGTTACATTATtgctttttcccttttttagaAGTAGCAAACCCTGTGAGGGGAAGCTACTGCCGGTGATGGAAAATAAGACCTGAGGCTTTTCCGTTTCATTGTGTTGGGTTATGCTGTGTcactataaatacattattaacacATAATATATGTGTAAGTGTACTGATGAGGTGTCCTGTAGTGATTTGCTTTTATTAGATAGATATGagtattttagtttgttggaactttaaaaaaaaagtaaaacacttttattagaccttttttattttggtttgaaTTTACATTAGAAAATATTACATATGTTTAGGAGACCTGAAAGAGTTGCATTGTAAGTAAGGTGTTAGTCTTTTCCACGTGATAGATGTGCAAGCCATCAAAGTGCTGCGTTCAGAATTTGCTACACCCAGTCTGATAAACTGTGCTTCAGCTGTGATCAACATCTTGACAGAAACCATATTTTGTATACCCCCTTTTTGTCTACTGTGTCACACAGACATTGATGCCGCAAACGGCAACAGCTCAGTCCACGAGGAGGGAGGTGATCCCGCTTTACACACTACCCAGAATACCCCTGAGATTGAACACTACGACCAACCAGCAGAGGGGGACGAGGAAAATGAAGCCGATGATCAAGAGGAGACGAAACAAGAGCAGAAGCACAAAGTGGACCAAAGTCAAGAAGAGCATGACAACAACAACGAGGAAGTGAACGCCGTTCAGCCTCAGCACCAACAGGAAGCTGTTCAAGACCAAGAAGAGGCGCAACATGAAGGCGAGACTTCCAGAGATTTAGCAGAGCTGGAAGACACAGAGCAGGTGGAAACTTTCTTCAGCACAATGAGTCACAGGTATGAAAATGCTACTCAGGAAGGTCACATCCTTTAGGACACAATCGTTACTGTATGATGGTCTGGGATATTTCACTATGACAGTATTAGGGTTGACCAGTCCAAGCTATATGTAGTATTTTTGTCTTTGAGGCACTGCACTTCTTCTGCAACTTTTGACTAAACTGCACAGTAATTTAGTTTGTGGaaatatataaattgtattCCCGTGTTGCACAGAATAAGTATATAATAACAGGTTTGGAGATTTTTAACTTAATCCATTTTATG contains:
- the plekha8 gene encoding pleckstrin homology domain-containing family A member 8 is translated as MEGMLHKWTNYISGWQPRWFVLDGGTLSYYDSQEDALKGCKGSIKISVCEIQVHSSDSTRVDLTIPGEQYFYLRAINAAERQKWLVALGTAKACLTDNRTKREKELQENTDALKTKMSELRLYCDLLLQQVNKIKENDELGDTEETGIDTGNMVKSTCTTFLKTLEECMHIANRTFSTDMTTQSPPESPPVAAIKPQKIKPVNHLKQNLGEKSRDLAETSGEEIAHDNQSLDSGAEGTDAPDEPDRPEQHSSPSDIDAANGNSSVHEEGGDPALHTTQNTPEIEHYDQPAEGDEENEADDQEETKQEQKHKVDQSQEEHDNNNEEVNAVQPQHQQEAVQDQEEAQHEGETSRDLAELEDTEQVETFFSTMSHRFSDIRLDDDNGIPTQEFLDSCYAIVPVLDKLGSTVFAPVKMDFVGNIKKINQKLMSDPDSFPTLQSIVLHEVRTDNARMRNSATEALLWLGRGLKFLKEFLSEVNAGEQDIQGALNNAYGKTLRQYHGWVVRGVFALALRAAPSYQSFASALVTREGDQMKGSFTSGIHKDLGVYLPAMGKQLAILDALYEEYNLESDEVV